In Gossypium arboreum isolate Shixiya-1 chromosome 5, ASM2569848v2, whole genome shotgun sequence, a single genomic region encodes these proteins:
- the LOC108453056 gene encoding protein E6, giving the protein MASSPKLFSMSILFLFALFSMQIHAREYFSKFPRVNTNEKETTTREQKHETFVPQTTQKPEEQEPRFIPETQNGYGLYGHESGSGSGSGSSRPSFTTKETYEPYVTPVRFHPDEPYNSIPESSNNKDTYYYNKNAYESTKQQNLGEAIFTEKGWSTKENQNNNYYNGNNGYNNGEKQGMSDTRYLENGKYYYDVKSENNYYPNRFDNSRGVASRNEFNENRYNNMGRYHQNQEEFEESEEEFEP; this is encoded by the coding sequence ATGGCTTCCTCACCAAAACTCTTCTCTATGTCTATCCTCTTCCTTTTTGCCCTCTTCTCCATGCAAATCCATGCTAGAGAGTACTTCAGCAAATTCCCAAGAGTTAACACCAATGAGAAAGAGACAACAACCAGAGAGCAAAAGCACGAGACCTTCGTTCCCCAGACCACCCAAAAGCCAGAAGAACAAGAGCCAAGGTTCATCCCTGAAACCCAAAATGGTTATGGCCTTTACGGCCACGAGTCAGGCTCAGGCTCAGGCTCAGGCTCAAGCCGGCCCAGTTTCACCACCAAAGAAACCTATGAACCCTATGTCACCCCTGTTAGATTCCACCCTGATGAGCCCTATAACAGCATCCCCGAATCCTCCAACAATAAAGACACTTACTACTACAACAAGAATGCCTACGAGTCCACTAAGCAGCAAAACTTGGGCGAGGCCATTTTCACCGAGAAAGGATGGAGCACCAAGGAAAACCAGAACAACAACTACTACAACGGCAACAATGGTTACAACAATGGCGAGAAGCAAGGCATGAGCGATACTAGGTACTTGGAGAATGGAAAGTACTACTATGACGTCAAGAGTGAGAACAACTATTATCCAAACCGGTTCGACAACTCAAGAGGAGTTGCTTCGAGGAACGAGTTCAATGAGAATCGTTACAACAACATGGGAAGGTACCACCAGAACCA